The Cryptosporangium aurantiacum nucleotide sequence GCGCGCGTGCCCGCCGGGCGGGCGACGCCGATCGGCGCGACGCTGACCGTCGCGCGGCGCGCGCTGGCCGACTGCGCGGGCGACTCCGACGCCGACCGGGCCGACTGCCTCCGCGGAACCGTCGCCTCGTCCGGCCCCGACGTGGAGGAACTGGTCAGCGCCGACCGCGGGTGGGCATTCGACGGCTCGGGATGCCGACGCTGGTTCAGCGAGGCGACGACGAGCTTCCCGTGCCTGCCCGACGACGGCGCCCGGATCATGACGCTCGGCGACAGCATCACCTCGGGCGCGATCGGTGACCACACCTGGCGGTACTGGGCGTGGCAGAAGCTGGAACCGGCGTCGCACCCGGAGTGGGTGGGCACGAAGACCGAGACCTGGACCGGGGACTACGCGGTGCCGCACGAGGACTGGGGCAGCAGGCACGACTCGCAGGCGGGCGTCACCGCGGACACCGTCGAGGGGCGGGTGCCGTCGCTGATGCGGCTGGAGCGTCCCGACCTCGTGCTGATCAACCTCGGGACGAACGACACGCATCCGCTGCACGGGAGCTCGGCCGCGGACGCCGCCGCCAGCCTCGACCGGATCGTGGCCTCCGCCCAGGCCGCCGACCCGAACGTGCAGATCCTGCTGGGGCAGCCGGACGGTCACCAGGACGTGCCGGTGAGCGTGATGGCGGAGCTGGCGATCCGGTTGGCCGGTGTCGCTTCCGCCCGCACGACCAGCGACTCGCTGGTGAGCATCGTCGACTTGCGTACCGGGTGGGACCGGGACGTCCACACGTTCGACGGGACCCACCCCACGCAGGCCGGTGAGTACCTGATCGCCAGCCGGTTCGTGAACCGGCTGGCGAACACGTTCGGGTTCGGCCGGGTCTACGGCGCGATCCCGCGGCCGCCGGCGCCTCCGACCCCGAAGAACGTCAAGTCGCTCGCCCAGGACGGCGGTCTGCTGCTGGCCTGGGATCGGGTTCCACAGGTCAGCGAGTACCGCGTCTACCTACGGGACGACACGCGAGGCGGGAAGTTCGAGCGGGTCGGGTCCGGCTCGCGCGAGGTCCAGTGGGGGCGCAGTGGCATGGCGGTCGGCCACCAGTACTCGTACTACGTGACCGCGGTGTCGTCGGGGCGGGAGAGCAAGCCCTCGCCGATCGGACGGGTCAGGGCGACCTAGCTGTCATCCCTCGGGCGGACGTGGATCACGTCACCGGCGGCCACCGCGACACGACCGGACGCGGTGTCCACCACGAGGCGGCCGTCGGCGTCGATGTCGACGGCACGTCCGTGCAGTGGGTCACCGGCCGGGACGTCGACTCGCACGTCCCGTCCGAGCGTGTCGCACCGCCGCCGGTAGGCGTCCAGCAACCCGGACGACGCCGCGTCCCCGCCGTGCCACCGCCAGGACTCGTACTCCTCGGCCAGCGTGTTCAGCACGGCGGGCAGCAGCTCGGCCCGGTCCGTGACCGTCGCGCCCGCCAGCGCCAGCGACGTGGTGTCCGGACGGTCCGGCGGCAGCTCGGCCTCGGTGAGCGTGACGTTCAGCCCGATGCCCAGCACGACAGCGTCACCGGCCACCTCGGCGAGCAGCCCGGCCGTCTTCTTCCGGTCGGCACCGGCCAGCAGGTCGTTCGGCCACTTCAGCCACGTCTCGACGCCCGCCACCGCGGCCACCGAACTCGCCAGCGCTGCCCCGGCCAGCAGCGGCACCCAGCCCCAGCGTTCCCGCGGCACCTCGGCCGGCCGCAGCAGCACGGAGAACGTCAGCCCGGCGCCGGGCGGCGACACCCAGCTCCGTCCCGCGCGTCCGCGCCCCGCGTCCTGCGCCTCGGCGACGAGGACGCTTCCCTCCGGCGCCCCCGCCTCGGCCGCGGCGGCCAGATCGACGTTGGTCGACCCGGTCCGCTGCCGGACGTCCAGCCCTACCCAGAACCCGCCCAGAATTCGGGCGCCCAGGGTGTCTCGATTCAGTTCCTGTCGACTCAGCTCCACACAAGGCACCGTAAAGAGTGATCCACGCCTTACTTCGTTCATCGGCCCGGAAAACTGCCTTAGGCTGCGGTCGCGCCGCTGCGGAGGAGGGCAATCAACGATGACTCTCGAAGCCACCCAGTCGTCCGAGCCGATCGACGGGCCGGACATCCACACCACGGCCGGCAAGCTCGCCGACCTGGAACGACGGGTGGACGAGGCGGTCCATGCGGGTTCCGCCCGCGCGGTCGAGAAGCAGCACGCGAAGGGCAAGAAGACCGCCAGGGAGCGGATCGACGCGCTTCTCGACGAAGGTTCGTTCGTCGAGCTGGACGAATTCGCCCGGCACCGTTCCACGAACTTCGGGCTGGAGAAGAACCGCCCGTACGGCGACGGTGTGATCACCGGTTACGGCACGATCGACGGCCGCCAGGTCTGCGTGTTCAGCCAGGACGCCACGGTGTTCGGCGGCAGCCTCGGTGAGGTCTACGGCGAGAAGATCCTCAAGATCCAGGACCTCGCGATGAAGATTGGCTGTCCGATCATCGGCATCAACGAGGGCGGGGGCGCGCGCATCCAGGAGGGCGTCGTCTCGCTCGGCCTGTACGGCGAGATCTTCCAGCGGCACGTGCTGGCCTCCGGCGTCATCCCGCAGATCTCGCTGATCATGGGCGCCGCCGCCGGCGGGCACGTCTACGGGCCGGCGCTGACCGACTTCGTGATCATGGTCGACCAGACCTCGCACATGTTCATCACCGGTCCCGACGTGATCAAGACCGTCACCGGTGAGGAGGTCTCGTTCGAGGACCTCGGTGGGGCCCGCACCCACAACACGAAGTCCGGCAACGCCCACCACATGGCCGCCGACGAGGACGACGCGCTGGAGTACGTCAAGGCGCTGCTCTCGTATCTGCCGAGCAACAACCTCGACGAACTGCCCGCGTTCGAGAGCGACACCACCGAGGACCTCACCGACTCCGACCTCGCGCTCGACACGTTCGTCCCGGACTCGGCGAACCAGCCGTACGACATGCACCGGGTGATCGAGGCGATCGTCGACGACGCCGAGTTCCTCGAGGTGCAGGCGCTGTTCGCCCCGAACCTGCTGATCGGCTTCGGCCGGGTCGAGGGCCGTCCGGTCGGCATCGTCGCGAACCAGCCGATGCAGTTCGCCGGCACGCTGGACATCGACGCCTCCGAGAAGGCCGCGCGGTTCGTCCGGTTCTGCGACGCGTTCAACGTCCCGGTGATCACGCTGGTCGACGTCCCCGGCTTCCTGCCCGGCACCGGCCAGGAGTGGGACGGCATCATCCGGCGCGGCGCCAAGCTGATCTACGCCTACACCGAGGCCACCGTCCCGAAGGTCACGCTGATCACCCGCAAGGCGTTCGGCGGCGCCTACGACGTGATGGGCTCCAAGCACCTGCGCGCCGACCTCAACCTCGCCTGGCCGACGGCCCAGATCGCGGTCATGGGCGCCCAGGGTGCGGCGAACATCGTCTACCGCCGGGAGCTGTCCGGGATCACCGACCCGGACGAGCAGGCGACCCGCAGGCAGGAACTGATCGCGGAGTACGAGGACACGCTCCTCAACCCCTACATCGCGGCCGAACGCGGTTACGTCGACCAGATCATCCGGCCGTCCCAGACCCGCGTTCAGATCGCGCGGGCACTGCGTATGCTGCGCGGGAAGCGGGACTCGCTTCCTCCCAAGAAGCACGGGAACATCCCGCTGTAACGCCCTGCGCTGAGAAACTTGCAGGGCGGTAGCTCCGCAACGGACGATGGGGACGTGATGACCACCAAGGACGCCGCGCCGCACCCGGGATCCGGGGACGACGCAGGCACCGAACCTGTCCTTCGGGTCCTTCGGGGCACACCCACTGCCGAAGAGCTCGCCGCGCTCGTCGGCCTGCTCACGGCGCGAGCCGCGGCGGTCGCTCCGGCACCGCCGCGACCGCGTGATCTCTGGCGCAGACACGAAGCACGGATCGGTGCTCCGCTGAGCGCGGGCCCGGGGGCATGGCGTGCCTCCGGGCTCCCGCGATGAGCCTGTCGATCCGACCACTCCGGCGCGACGACGTCGAGGGCTGCCTCCGCGTCATCGCGTCACTGCCGCGCTTCTTCGCGGTCAGCGACAGCGCACAGGCCGAGGACGAGGCCGAGCGCAGCGGCGATGATCTGCTCAGCGGCACCGGCCGCTCGAACAAGGGCGACGCCGAGCCGGAGAAAGTGGGCGCACACCGCCCGAAGGCCTACGTGTCCCAGGCGTCCGCGTCGCCGCGCAGCGCGCACCGCGTCACCGGGTCACACCCGGTGCAGCAGCGTCGCGGTCGGCACGGGATGCCCGACGACGAGGACGAACCGGCGCCCGGCGGCCGTAGCATCGCTCAGGCCGCGCGTGACCTCGGCACCCAGGGCGGCCTGGTGGCGATCGGGCCCGGCGGCGACGTCCTGGCGTTCCTCACCTGGAAGCGCCACGGCGACAAGGCTGCCGAGATCACCTGGATGGCCGTGCACGCCGCGCTGCGCCACCGCGGTGTGGGCACCACGCTGCTGACCCGGCTGGAGCGGCTGCTGGCCACCCAGGGCTTCCAGAACATCTCGGCGATCACGTCGGCGTTCTCCCACACCTACGAGCCCACTCGGCAGTTCTGGCGTGGCCGCGGCTACGCACCCGTGCTGGAGCTGGAGGACTTATGGGAGACCGACGTGGCCCTGGTGCTGACGAAAACCCTCACCCCGTGACCCGCCGTCTGGTGCTGGCGTCCCAGTCGCCGGCCCGGCTCGCGCTGCTGCGCGGTGCCGGTTTCGCGCCGGACGTCATCGTCTCCGGCGTCGACGAATCCGGCATGACCGGTACCCCGGCCGAGATCTGCCTCGAGTTGGCACGACGCAAGTGCCGCGCCGTCGTGTCGTCCCTCACTGCCAACGGCGATGTGGACGTCGATCCGCCGGTCGTCATCGGCTGCGATTCCGTCCTGGAGCTGGACGGTGTCGCTTACGGCAAGCCGAAGGACGCCGCCGACGCGATCACGCGCTGGCAGCTGATGGCGGGCCGCACCGGCATCCTGCAGACCGGCCACTGCGTCGTGGACCTGGCCACCGGCCGGGAGAGCTCAGCGGTCGCCGCTACGGCGGTGCGGTTCGGCACGCCCAGCGAGGAGGAGGTCGCCGCATACGTGGCGACCGGCGAGCCGCTGGTCGTGGCCGGCGCGTTCACGATCGACGGGCGCGGCTCGCTGTTCATCGACGGCATCGACGGGGACCACAGCAACGTGATCGGCCTGTCGCTGCCGCTGTTCCGGCGCCTCCTCGCCCGCCTCGACGTCAGCGCGGTCGACCTCTGGCGCTGAGCGCCGCCGGAGCCGCGGTGCGCCGGATCGCGAGGACTCCCGCGACCGCGAGCACGAACAGCGCGGGGACCACCAGGAACGCGCCGTGCGGGCCGATGTGGTCGGCCAGCGCACCGAGGACGAACGGCCCGCTGCCGATCGCCAGCCCGGCCGCGTAGGACGAGTAGCCGGCCGCCCGGTCGGTCTGCCCTTCGGAGGCCTGCAATCCGAGGTCGAGCGCGAGCGGGAACAGCGGCCCCAGACCCAGCCCGCAGAACGCCAGCCCGACCATCGCCGGCACCGGCGCGGTGGCCAGCCAGAACAGCCCGGTGCCGAGCAGCGCGACCGCCAGCGCCGGCAGGAGCAGCAGCGCCCCCGGGAACCGGACGGCCAGCGCGGCGCCGACGATCCGGCCCGCGCACATGCCGCCGATCACGGCGGTGACCGCAGCCGTGGCCAGTGCCGCCGAGGCTCCGGTGCGGTTGCGCAGGACGTCGGACGCCCAGAGCGTGGTGGCGAACTCCGCGGCGATGCAGCAGAGCATGATTCCCCAGGCGATCCAGTACCGCCGGGGCATCGGCCGCCGCGCCGCCCCGGCCGGCCCTGCGGTGGCCGGTTCCGGGACGGACGGCTGCCGGATGGCGTCCGCATGGGTGGGTGAACCGGAACGCAGGCGGGCAGCCGTGCGCCGGCCGAGCACGAGGATCACGACCGCGAGGACGCTCGCCACGACGAGCGCGGGCCGCCAGCCGTAACCCAGGTCGAGCGAGAGCCCGACCGCCAGCGGAGCCACCAGCCCCACGCCGCACGCGATCGCGTTGGCCTCCGCGAGCGCGGCGCCGGAGAACTCCGGGCCGTGGACGTCGAGCAGCACCGGCGCGACGACGTTGACCAGGATCGATCCGACGATTCCGCAGGCCAGCGTCGTACCGATGGTGAGCACGGGCACCGAGGGCACCGACACCAGCACCACGACGCCGATCGCCAGCGCGACGACCATCACCCAGAGCGTGGTACCGCGGCCCAGACGGCGAGCCAGCGGCGGATACAGCGCACCGGCGATCAGCGCGCCCACCGCGAGCGCGGTGCCGTGCAGGCTCGCGACCGCGCGACTCGTTTCCTGCTCGTCCCGCAGCAACGGGACGATCGGCCCGACGCCGTAGATGTACCAGCCGTAGAAGCCGAGGATCGCGTACACCAGAAACGTGGCCCGGGTACGGACGAGGCGGTTCACTGGCCCCAGCCTACGGTGGTGCGTTGACCGTGCTGACGCGTGTCGCTCTCGGCACACACACGCGGTGTCTCGTTACCGTTACTGCATGCGTATAGCGGCGGGGTTGATAGCGGTTGTCGCCGTGGCGGTCGTATCGAGCAGCGTGCCGCCCGAGCCGAGACGCGCCGCCGCACAGGAGACCGCCGTCACCGCGGGCGCCACCGTCGAGACCGAGCCGGTCGCGCACTCCGGTGACGCCGCCGACGACCCCGCGATCTGGTTCGACCCGACCGACGCCGCCCGCTCGCTCGTCATCGGCGCCGACAAGAAGGGCGCGCTGGAGACCTACGACCTCACCGGCAAGCGGATCCAGCGCATCCCCGACGTCTATCCGAACAACGTGGACGTCCGGGGCAACGTCGTGGTCGCCGCCGACGACGACACCGACGAGGGCGTCCTGCGCATCTACCTCGTCGACCCGACGACCCGGCAACTGACCTCGGCCGCCACGGTCCCGACCAGGGTGACCGCTCACGGCCTGTGCCTGTACCGCTCGCCGAAGACCGACAAGCTGTACGCGTTCCCGAACTCGGTCTCCGGCCGGGTCGAGCAGTGGGAACTGACCGTGCGCGGCACGGTGGTCACCGCGAAGTCCGTGCGGCTGTTCACGCTCGGCCGGGCGGTCGAGGGATGTGTCGCCGACGACGCGTCCGGCGCGCTCTACATCGGCGAGGAGAAAGTCGGCATCTGGCGGTACGGTGCCGAGCCGGACGCCGGCCGCAGCCGGACGATGGTCGACGGTGCACGCCCGGAGCGGGAAGGCCACCTCCAGGCCGACGTCGAGGGCCTGGCGATCGCGGGTGACCGGCTCTACGCGTCGTCGCAGGGCAGCAGCGACTACACCGTCTACGGCCGGATGGACAACAAGTACCTCGGCCGGTTCCGGGTCGTGAACAGCGGCGGCGTCGACGGCTGCCAGGACACCGACGGCATCGAGGCGAGCAGCCGGCCGCTGGGGACGGCGTTCCCGGCCGGGGTGTTCATCTGCCAGGACGGCTACAACCTGCGCGGGACGACCGTCGAACGGCAGAACTTCAAGCTGATCCCGCTCGATCGGGTCGTGCTGCCGATCGGCACGCTGCCGATCCCCTACCCCTGATCAGAACTGTACTGAACCGAGTCAGACAAACGCGACGAACGTCACCCTGTTTCTCGCCCGCGCGTACGCAATGATTACCAGCGGGTAGATACCGGCGTGACAAGTCGGGATGTGGCTCGGTGATCCTCCACACGCTCGGCCCGAACCCGCCAGGAGAGCCCTAAACTGCCCAACACCCGGCTACCACCCAGCCGCCATCGTGGGCGACGACGAGGGAGACGAGCGTGCAGAAAGTCCTCATCGCCAACCGTGGTGAGATCGCGGTTCGCGTGGTCCGTGCCTGCCGTGACGCAGGGCTGGCCAGCGTCGCCGTCTACGCCGACTCCGACCGGGACGCGCTGCACGCGCGACTGGCCGACGAGGCGTACGCGCTGGGCGGCGACACCCCCGGCGACTCGTACCTGCGCATCGACAAGCTGATCGACGTCGCGAAGCAGTCCGGTGCGGACGCCGTCCACCCCGGCTACGGCTTCCTGTCGGAGAACGCTTCGTTCGCTCAGGCCGTGATCGACGCCGGTCTCACCTGGATCGGCCCCACGCCGGAGGCGATCCAGGCGCTCGGCGACAAGGTCGAGGCCCGCCACATCGCCACCGCGGCCGGTGCGCCGCTGGTGCCCGGCACCAAGGACCCGGTCTCGGGCGCCGACGAGGTCGTCGCGTTCGCGAAGGAGCACGGGCTGCCGGTCGCGATCAAGGCGGCGTTCGGCGGTGGCGGCCGCGGCCTGAAGGTCGCCCGCACGCTGGAGGAGATCCCCGAGCTGTTCGCCTCGGCGGTCCGCGAGGCGGAGTCCGCGTTCGGCCGCGGCGAGTGCTTCGTCGAGCGTTATCTCGACCAGCCGCGCCACGTCGAGGCGCAGGTGCTGGCCGACCAGCACGGCAACGTCGTGGTCGTCGGCACGCGCGACTGCTCGCTGCAGCGGCGTCACCAGAAGCTGGTCGAGGAGGCTCCGGCGCCGTTCCTCTCCGAGGATCAGCGCGCGAGCATCCACTCGGCCGCCAAGGCCATCTGTAAGGCCGCCGGGTACCACGGTGCCGGCACCGTCGAGTTCCTGGTCGGCAAGGACGGCACGATCAGCTTCCTCGAGGTCAACACGCGGCTGCAGGTGGAGCACCCGGTCAGCGAGGAGACCGCGGGCGTCGACCTGGTCCGTGAGCAGTTCCGGATCGCCGACGGTGAGCCGCTGCGGTTCACCGAGGACCCCGCGCCGCGCGGCCACTCGTTCGAGTTCCGGATCAACGGCGAGGACCCGGGCCGCAACTTCCTCCCGGCGCCCGGCGCGGTGAACGTGTTCACGCTGCCGACCGGGCCCGGCGTCCGCGTCGACACCGGCGTCGAGCCCGGCTCGGTGATCGGCGGGAACTTCGACTCGCTGCTCGCCAAGCTGATCGTCACCGGCGCCGACCGGCAGGAGGCGCTGGAGCGCTCCCGCCGCGCGCTGGACGAGATGGTCGTCGACGGCATCGCGACCGTGCTGCCGTTCCACCGCGTCGTGGTGCGGGACCCCGCGTTCGCTCCGGCCGACCCGGCCGAGGCGTTCAGCGTCCACACGCGATGGATCGAGACCGAGTTCGACAACCAGATCCCGGTGTACTCGGGGTCCGCGCCGGAACTCGCCGAAGCCGCCGAGCGGGAGACCGTCGTGGTCGAGGTCGGCGGGAAGCGGCTCGAGGTGTCGCTGCCCGCGGGGCTCGGCGTGTCGTCCGGCGGAGGCGCCACCGCCGGTGCGGCGAAGAAGCCGAAGAAGCGGGCCGGTGCGGCCAAGGCCGGTGCGGCGGCGAGCGGCGATGCGGTGGTGTCGCCGATGCAGGGCACGATCGTCAAGATCGCGGTCGCCGACGGTGACGAGGTCGCGGAGGGTGACCTGGTCGTCGTCCTGGAAGCGATGAAGATGGAGCAGCCGCTCACCGCGCACAAGGCCGGAACGGTCAGCGGCCTGGCGGCGTCCGTCGGCGACGTGATCGCGTCCGGTGCGGCGGTCTGCGAGATCAAGTAGCACTTCATGGGGCCCGCTCCCGCGGGCCCCATGAGCTGGTCAGTCGGTGTATTCGGTGATCGACTCGACGAGGGTCGCGAGGAACTCCTTCGGCTTCTCGATGTGCGGGCTGTGACCCGTGTCGGCGATGACGAGTTCCTCGTAGCGTCCGCCGGCCAGCGCGTACCGGTCGAGCACGTGCCGGGTCTGCGCGACCATCGGCTGCGGTGGTGCCAGTTCGTCGCCGGGCCAGCCGGGCACCGCACCGATCTTGCCCAGGTACGCCAGGTCGAACAGCGACGTGTCGGACACGATCACGTCCGAGTCGCCGCGGATCCAGTAGATCGGCGGCTTCGGCTCGATCGTGTCCAGATCGTCCACCCGGAAGAACGTGGGCGCCATCGTGTTCAGGACGCCTCGCGTCCCGGGCACCGCCCCCGGCCACTCCGCGGTGACGTCGGACGTCCCGGGGTAGTTGTCGTCCCCGGTCCGGGTGCTGAGCATCGAGCTGACCCAGCGGTCGGCGTCGTCGGGGTCGGGCGTGAACGGCGCCTTGACGTAACTGCTGTGCAGCACCGCCCGCGGCGAGACCGGGGCGTCCGCCGTCCGGTCGCCCACCGCGAGCCGCTGGACGAACTCCGGGTTGGCGCTCCCGGCGCCGGAACCGAGGCCGGGCGGGTCGAGGTGCTGACCGTCGATGCCCTTGGTGCCCCCGAACCCGTAGGGCGACACGGGGTTGATCAGCGTCGCCGTCCGGACCAGCTCCGGGCGGTCGCGGAGGAGCTGCAGCACGACACCGCCGCCCATGCTCCAGCCCACCAGGTGCACCCGGTCGAGCTCCAGCACCTCGAGCAGGCCCAGCACGTCGTCGCTGAAGTCACGCAGGCCGCGCGTGGCGTCCACCGGCGCCGGGTCGGTGTCGCCGAACCCGCGCAGGTCGACGGCGATCGGCCGGAACGTGTCCGGTAGGTCGCGCATCGCGTACTGCCAGAAGAGCGAGGACGAGACGTTGCCGTGCACGAAGACGATCGGTTCCCCGACCGTGCGGCGCTCGACCTCCAGGACGTTGATCGTCAACCGCTCGGTCGGCACCCTGCGGGTCGAGATGCCAGGCAGCAGCAGGTCCATCACCAAGCTCCGATCTGGAAGGCGGGCGACCGCGGCGGCGTACTGCGGGACGAACAGGACCCTCACATCACCGGCCCCGCCCCGTCAACGCTTGACGTCGCCCGAAGGTCGGGATGGACCAGCAGCACCCTGGTCACTGGGTTTTCACGGTCAGAGTCCATGCGCGAAACACCCCGAGGCTGAGTCGTTGCAGGTCGGCGACGTTCAGCGTCCAGACGCCGCGGACCGGTTGCCCACGCAGACCGGCCAGCGCCGGTGTCGTCGCCAGGTCGAACGTGGTGACCAGATCGCGTCGGGCGTCGTCGTCGGGGGTTCGGAGCACCACCGACACGCCCAGCGGGCTGGTCAGCGTGACTCGAAGGTCACCGCGGAACTCGTGGCTGATGTCGACCGAGATGCTGACCCGTTCGACCCGGCCGTCGACGGCCATCGTGATCCGGCTGGTGACCCCGCGGGCGTCCTTGTCCGGGATCGCCGACCCGGGCCGGGCGGTCGCGGTGGGATCGACGACCGGGGCGGTCGGCGACGCGAAGTCCGCGACCACGCCGGCCAGTTGTGGACCCTGGGTCGTCGCGGCCGGCCCCATACCGAACCGTGCGAACGTCGTCCAGAACGAGTCGACCGCGGCACGGTGCGCCGCGGGTGCCAGTTGTCCGGCGGCCAGCATGCCGTCGAGCGCGCGGAGCATCGCGTCCCGCCCGTCCAGGAAGCTCGGGTTCGCGGGGGCCAGCTTGAGCGAGTCGACGACGACCTGCAACGCCAGCGGGGCGGTCACGCGCCGCTCGAACTCCAGCAGCGTCGCGCACCAGATCTCGCCGAGCTGGTGGGCCTTCCGGTACGTCGGCGTGCCGACGTCCGCGAACGTGCCCGGGAACGAGCTGTCGTACGGATGCCTGCGAATTCCGGAAGGCTTGTCCGTCACCCAGGCGGCGATCACCTGCGTGCCGGCGATCGAGCAGGCGAAGTAGTCGCTCCA carries:
- a CDS encoding GNAT family N-acetyltransferase is translated as MSLSIRPLRRDDVEGCLRVIASLPRFFAVSDSAQAEDEAERSGDDLLSGTGRSNKGDAEPEKVGAHRPKAYVSQASASPRSAHRVTGSHPVQQRRGRHGMPDDEDEPAPGGRSIAQAARDLGTQGGLVAIGPGGDVLAFLTWKRHGDKAAEITWMAVHAALRHRGVGTTLLTRLERLLATQGFQNISAITSAFSHTYEPTRQFWRGRGYAPVLELEDLWETDVALVLTKTLTP
- a CDS encoding Maf family protein, encoding MGDRRGPGADENPHPVTRRLVLASQSPARLALLRGAGFAPDVIVSGVDESGMTGTPAEICLELARRKCRAVVSSLTANGDVDVDPPVVIGCDSVLELDGVAYGKPKDAADAITRWQLMAGRTGILQTGHCVVDLATGRESSAVAATAVRFGTPSEEEVAAYVATGEPLVVAGAFTIDGRGSLFIDGIDGDHSNVIGLSLPLFRRLLARLDVSAVDLWR
- a CDS encoding phytase, which codes for MRIAAGLIAVVAVAVVSSSVPPEPRRAAAQETAVTAGATVETEPVAHSGDAADDPAIWFDPTDAARSLVIGADKKGALETYDLTGKRIQRIPDVYPNNVDVRGNVVVAADDDTDEGVLRIYLVDPTTRQLTSAATVPTRVTAHGLCLYRSPKTDKLYAFPNSVSGRVEQWELTVRGTVVTAKSVRLFTLGRAVEGCVADDASGALYIGEEKVGIWRYGAEPDAGRSRTMVDGARPEREGHLQADVEGLAIAGDRLYASSQGSSDYTVYGRMDNKYLGRFRVVNSGGVDGCQDTDGIEASSRPLGTAFPAGVFICQDGYNLRGTTVERQNFKLIPLDRVVLPIGTLPIPYP
- a CDS encoding alpha/beta hydrolase, which codes for MDLLLPGISTRRVPTERLTINVLEVERRTVGEPIVFVHGNVSSSLFWQYAMRDLPDTFRPIAVDLRGFGDTDPAPVDATRGLRDFSDDVLGLLEVLELDRVHLVGWSMGGGVVLQLLRDRPELVRTATLINPVSPYGFGGTKGIDGQHLDPPGLGSGAGSANPEFVQRLAVGDRTADAPVSPRAVLHSSYVKAPFTPDPDDADRWVSSMLSTRTGDDNYPGTSDVTAEWPGAVPGTRGVLNTMAPTFFRVDDLDTIEPKPPIYWIRGDSDVIVSDTSLFDLAYLGKIGAVPGWPGDELAPPQPMVAQTRHVLDRYALAGGRYEELVIADTGHSPHIEKPKEFLATLVESITEYTD
- a CDS encoding biotin--[acetyl-CoA-carboxylase] ligase; the encoded protein is MNEVRRGSLFTVPCVELSRQELNRDTLGARILGGFWVGLDVRQRTGSTNVDLAAAAEAGAPEGSVLVAEAQDAGRGRAGRSWVSPPGAGLTFSVLLRPAEVPRERWGWVPLLAGAALASSVAAVAGVETWLKWPNDLLAGADRKKTAGLLAEVAGDAVVLGIGLNVTLTEAELPPDRPDTTSLALAGATVTDRAELLPAVLNTLAEEYESWRWHGGDAASSGLLDAYRRRCDTLGRDVRVDVPAGDPLHGRAVDIDADGRLVVDTASGRVAVAAGDVIHVRPRDDS
- a CDS encoding GDSL-type esterase/lipase family protein is translated as MRAGLSRRRFRLPDVRRWRRRRVIALIVVVALVGGVTTTLLVRALREEPPQPSEPAARRYGFTTDGGAPWAPESGRLSMARSGGSQRIEIGFRFRTEDEIRRLDGHGLELRLTVRTVGPCGSATGWSATPANGGAAPSVRGLPKDAEPYVAVTEGQTCTETLVRIGSLKPEHLTAGHEYTVTARVPAGRATPIGATLTVARRALADCAGDSDADRADCLRGTVASSGPDVEELVSADRGWAFDGSGCRRWFSEATTSFPCLPDDGARIMTLGDSITSGAIGDHTWRYWAWQKLEPASHPEWVGTKTETWTGDYAVPHEDWGSRHDSQAGVTADTVEGRVPSLMRLERPDLVLINLGTNDTHPLHGSSAADAAASLDRIVASAQAADPNVQILLGQPDGHQDVPVSVMAELAIRLAGVASARTTSDSLVSIVDLRTGWDRDVHTFDGTHPTQAGEYLIASRFVNRLANTFGFGRVYGAIPRPPAPPTPKNVKSLAQDGGLLLAWDRVPQVSEYRVYLRDDTRGGKFERVGSGSREVQWGRSGMAVGHQYSYYVTAVSSGRESKPSPIGRVRAT
- a CDS encoding acyl-CoA carboxylase subunit beta translates to MTLEATQSSEPIDGPDIHTTAGKLADLERRVDEAVHAGSARAVEKQHAKGKKTARERIDALLDEGSFVELDEFARHRSTNFGLEKNRPYGDGVITGYGTIDGRQVCVFSQDATVFGGSLGEVYGEKILKIQDLAMKIGCPIIGINEGGGARIQEGVVSLGLYGEIFQRHVLASGVIPQISLIMGAAAGGHVYGPALTDFVIMVDQTSHMFITGPDVIKTVTGEEVSFEDLGGARTHNTKSGNAHHMAADEDDALEYVKALLSYLPSNNLDELPAFESDTTEDLTDSDLALDTFVPDSANQPYDMHRVIEAIVDDAEFLEVQALFAPNLLIGFGRVEGRPVGIVANQPMQFAGTLDIDASEKAARFVRFCDAFNVPVITLVDVPGFLPGTGQEWDGIIRRGAKLIYAYTEATVPKVTLITRKAFGGAYDVMGSKHLRADLNLAWPTAQIAVMGAQGAANIVYRRELSGITDPDEQATRRQELIAEYEDTLLNPYIAAERGYVDQIIRPSQTRVQIARALRMLRGKRDSLPPKKHGNIPL
- a CDS encoding MFS transporter, with the protein product MNRLVRTRATFLVYAILGFYGWYIYGVGPIVPLLRDEQETSRAVASLHGTALAVGALIAGALYPPLARRLGRGTTLWVMVVALAIGVVVLVSVPSVPVLTIGTTLACGIVGSILVNVVAPVLLDVHGPEFSGAALAEANAIACGVGLVAPLAVGLSLDLGYGWRPALVVASVLAVVILVLGRRTAARLRSGSPTHADAIRQPSVPEPATAGPAGAARRPMPRRYWIAWGIMLCCIAAEFATTLWASDVLRNRTGASAALATAAVTAVIGGMCAGRIVGAALAVRFPGALLLLPALAVALLGTGLFWLATAPVPAMVGLAFCGLGLGPLFPLALDLGLQASEGQTDRAAGYSSYAAGLAIGSGPFVLGALADHIGPHGAFLVVPALFVLAVAGVLAIRRTAAPAALSARGRPR
- a CDS encoding acyl-CoA carboxylase epsilon subunit, whose product is MTTKDAAPHPGSGDDAGTEPVLRVLRGTPTAEELAALVGLLTARAAAVAPAPPRPRDLWRRHEARIGAPLSAGPGAWRASGLPR
- a CDS encoding acetyl/propionyl/methylcrotonyl-CoA carboxylase subunit alpha; this encodes MQKVLIANRGEIAVRVVRACRDAGLASVAVYADSDRDALHARLADEAYALGGDTPGDSYLRIDKLIDVAKQSGADAVHPGYGFLSENASFAQAVIDAGLTWIGPTPEAIQALGDKVEARHIATAAGAPLVPGTKDPVSGADEVVAFAKEHGLPVAIKAAFGGGGRGLKVARTLEEIPELFASAVREAESAFGRGECFVERYLDQPRHVEAQVLADQHGNVVVVGTRDCSLQRRHQKLVEEAPAPFLSEDQRASIHSAAKAICKAAGYHGAGTVEFLVGKDGTISFLEVNTRLQVEHPVSEETAGVDLVREQFRIADGEPLRFTEDPAPRGHSFEFRINGEDPGRNFLPAPGAVNVFTLPTGPGVRVDTGVEPGSVIGGNFDSLLAKLIVTGADRQEALERSRRALDEMVVDGIATVLPFHRVVVRDPAFAPADPAEAFSVHTRWIETEFDNQIPVYSGSAPELAEAAERETVVVEVGGKRLEVSLPAGLGVSSGGGATAGAAKKPKKRAGAAKAGAAASGDAVVSPMQGTIVKIAVADGDEVAEGDLVVVLEAMKMEQPLTAHKAGTVSGLAASVGDVIASGAAVCEIK